In a single window of the Palaeococcus ferrophilus DSM 13482 genome:
- the trxB gene encoding thioredoxin-disulfide reductase has protein sequence MFSLTSLSKASGDENKVWDVFIIGAGPAGYTAAIYAARYGLDTIIVSKDLGGNMALTDLIENYPGFPGGVSGQELATRMYEQVKELGVNVVFDEVEKVEGVECAYYEGPCKFEIKTANGATYKARTVIIAVGAAPRKLRVPGEDKFYGRGVSYCATCDGPLFKGKKVIVVGGGNTALQESLYLKSIGVDVTLVHRRQEFRADKILQDRFKESGIPTILDTVVTEIIGDEKVEAVRLRNVKTGEESEMKVDGVFVFIGYEPKTDFVKHLGITDEYGYIPVDMHMRTKIKGIFAAGDITNVFKQIAVAVGQGAIAANSAKELIDEWAKNMREE, from the coding sequence ATGTTCAGCCTTACGTCCCTTTCAAAGGCATCGGGTGACGAGAACAAGGTGTGGGATGTTTTTATAATAGGTGCGGGTCCGGCCGGCTACACCGCGGCCATCTATGCCGCCCGCTACGGCCTCGACACGATAATAGTCAGCAAGGACCTGGGTGGCAACATGGCCCTAACGGACCTCATAGAGAACTACCCCGGTTTTCCGGGGGGCGTTAGCGGCCAGGAGCTTGCAACGAGGATGTACGAGCAGGTGAAGGAGCTCGGCGTCAACGTGGTCTTCGACGAGGTCGAGAAGGTTGAGGGTGTGGAGTGCGCCTACTACGAGGGCCCGTGCAAGTTCGAGATTAAGACGGCGAACGGTGCCACCTACAAGGCGAGGACTGTTATAATAGCCGTCGGTGCGGCCCCAAGGAAGCTCCGCGTCCCGGGCGAGGACAAGTTCTACGGAAGGGGCGTTAGCTACTGCGCCACCTGCGACGGCCCGCTCTTCAAGGGCAAGAAGGTAATAGTGGTCGGCGGTGGAAACACGGCCCTTCAGGAGTCCCTCTACCTCAAGAGCATAGGCGTTGACGTGACCCTCGTCCACAGGAGGCAGGAGTTCAGGGCCGACAAGATACTCCAGGACAGGTTTAAGGAGAGCGGCATTCCGACCATTCTCGACACCGTCGTCACCGAAATCATAGGCGATGAGAAGGTGGAGGCCGTCAGGCTCAGGAACGTTAAGACCGGCGAGGAGAGCGAGATGAAGGTTGATGGTGTCTTCGTCTTCATAGGCTATGAGCCAAAAACGGACTTCGTCAAGCACCTCGGCATAACGGACGAGTACGGCTACATCCCAGTTGACATGCACATGCGCACCAAGATCAAGGGCATTTTCGCCGCTGGCGACATCACCAACGTTTTCAAGCAGATAGCGGTGGCTGTAGGTCAGGGTGCCATAGCGGCCAACTCCGCCAAGGAGCTCATTGATGAGTGGGCCAAGAACATGAGAGAGGAGTGA
- a CDS encoding YbjQ family protein, whose amino-acid sequence MDEMIVTTTEHVPGYRVVKVLGIARGATVRAKHIGKDILAGLRNIAGGEVKEYTEMLAEAREIALQRMVEHAREMGANGVINVRFMTSSVASGAAEIFAYGTAVVLEKE is encoded by the coding sequence ATGGACGAGATGATTGTTACCACAACGGAACACGTTCCAGGCTACAGGGTGGTTAAGGTTCTCGGCATTGCCAGAGGTGCCACGGTGAGGGCGAAGCACATAGGTAAGGACATTCTCGCAGGTTTGAGGAACATAGCGGGTGGCGAGGTGAAGGAGTACACCGAGATGCTTGCGGAGGCTAGGGAGATTGCCCTCCAGCGCATGGTGGAGCATGCAAGGGAGATGGGCGCCAACGGTGTGATAAACGTTCGCTTCATGACGTCATCCGTGGCCTCCGGTGCCGCAGAGATATTCGCCTACGGAACCGCCGTTGTGCTGGAGAAGGAATGA
- a CDS encoding ornithine aminotransferase produces MVKRPVVKELPGPKAKEVITKNFELLAMTTQDPDALPIVIDRGEGVMVYDVDGNSFYDFGSGVGVMNVGHAHPRVVEAIKRQAERFTHFALNDFFYENAVILAQKLSELAPGDFQKKVVYQNSGAEANEAMMKLVKYGTKRKRFIAFYHAFHGRTQAVLSLTASKWVQQDGFFPTMPGVEHIPYPNPYRNPWHIDGYADPKELINRVLEFLEDYVFKHVPPHEVGAIVFEPIQGEGGYVVPPKDFFKELKKLADNYGILLADDEVQMGVGRTGKFWAIEHFGVAPDTIQFGKAIGGGIPLAGVVHRADIAFDKPGRHASTFGGNPVAIEAALEVVEIVKGLLPHVQEVGDYLHQRLKEFEEKYEVIGDARGLGLAQAVEFVKNKDTKEKNPEVRNRVVKEASKRGLILLGCGDNSLRFIPPLIVTKEEIDVAMEIFEEALKAALE; encoded by the coding sequence ATGGTGAAGAGACCCGTTGTTAAGGAACTTCCCGGACCGAAGGCCAAGGAGGTAATAACGAAGAACTTTGAGCTTCTTGCCATGACCACCCAGGATCCGGATGCCCTTCCAATAGTCATTGACCGCGGAGAGGGCGTTATGGTTTATGACGTTGACGGCAACAGCTTCTACGACTTTGGAAGCGGCGTCGGTGTTATGAACGTCGGCCACGCCCACCCGCGCGTTGTTGAGGCCATAAAGAGGCAGGCCGAGAGGTTCACCCACTTCGCCCTCAACGACTTCTTCTACGAGAACGCGGTCATCCTCGCCCAGAAGCTCAGTGAACTCGCCCCAGGAGACTTCCAGAAGAAGGTCGTCTACCAGAACAGCGGTGCCGAGGCCAACGAGGCCATGATGAAGCTCGTCAAGTACGGAACCAAGAGAAAGAGGTTCATAGCATTCTACCACGCCTTCCACGGAAGGACGCAGGCGGTTCTTAGCCTCACCGCCAGCAAGTGGGTGCAGCAGGACGGCTTCTTCCCCACCATGCCCGGAGTGGAGCACATACCCTACCCCAACCCCTACAGGAACCCCTGGCACATTGACGGTTACGCCGACCCCAAGGAGCTCATAAACAGGGTTCTTGAGTTCCTCGAGGACTACGTCTTCAAGCACGTCCCGCCCCACGAGGTCGGCGCCATAGTCTTCGAGCCCATACAGGGTGAGGGCGGCTACGTCGTCCCGCCGAAGGACTTCTTCAAGGAGCTCAAGAAGCTCGCCGACAACTACGGAATACTCCTGGCTGACGATGAGGTGCAGATGGGCGTTGGAAGGACGGGCAAGTTCTGGGCCATCGAGCACTTTGGAGTTGCCCCCGACACGATCCAGTTCGGTAAGGCCATAGGAGGAGGAATCCCGCTCGCCGGTGTCGTCCACAGGGCGGACATAGCCTTTGACAAGCCCGGAAGGCACGCCTCAACCTTCGGCGGCAACCCCGTGGCCATCGAGGCCGCCCTTGAGGTCGTCGAGATAGTCAAAGGACTCCTCCCGCACGTCCAGGAGGTCGGCGACTACCTCCACCAGAGGCTCAAGGAGTTCGAGGAGAAGTACGAGGTCATTGGCGATGCGAGGGGTCTCGGTCTGGCACAGGCCGTCGAGTTCGTGAAGAACAAGGACACCAAGGAGAAGAACCCCGAGGTCAGGAACAGGGTCGTCAAGGAGGCCTCAAAGCGCGGACTCATCCTCCTCGGCTGCGGCGACAACTCGCTCCGCTTTATACCGCCGCTAATCGTTACCAAGGAGGAGATAGACGTCGCCATGGAGATATTCGAGGAGGCCCTCAAGGCCGCCCTCGAGTGA
- a CDS encoding glycerate kinase type-2 family protein has protein sequence MEAREVALLLMEEAIRSANPYGAVRRALSAEGRRLKVFNREFDVGGKVYLLAFGKAACTMAKAVADVLGDRIEEGVVVTKYGYAESCPRGPNIRVVEAGHPVPDENSLLGAKLGLELAEKVGPDDLLIVLISGGGSALFLLPEEGISLEDKIKTNELLLKSGAKIYEINTVRKHISAVKGGKLAKRVRGTVVSLILSDVVGDPLEAIASGPTVKDPTTFQDAYRILKLYSVWEKLPESVKRQVERGLRGEVEETLKEDLPNVHNFIVGSGTMACEAARRKAEELGFNAAILTTTLEGEAREVALAIGSIVEEITRNDRPLEKPAVLIAGGEWTVTITGEAGLGGPNQEFALSIARKIAGLNVAVLAVDTDGTDGPTDAAGGIVDGRTLELLKNAGIDVENALKRHDAYHALERVSALLKTGPTGTNVNSLVIVVIPKDV, from the coding sequence ATGGAGGCCAGAGAAGTCGCCCTGCTTTTGATGGAAGAGGCCATAAGGAGCGCGAATCCCTACGGGGCCGTTAGAAGGGCCCTGAGCGCTGAGGGAAGAAGACTCAAGGTCTTTAATCGAGAATTTGATGTGGGGGGGAAGGTTTACCTCCTCGCCTTCGGGAAGGCCGCCTGCACAATGGCAAAGGCCGTTGCTGACGTTCTCGGGGATAGGATTGAAGAAGGGGTCGTAGTTACCAAGTACGGCTACGCGGAGAGCTGTCCGAGGGGGCCTAACATCAGGGTTGTTGAGGCAGGGCACCCGGTTCCCGACGAGAACTCTCTTCTGGGGGCCAAACTCGGCCTCGAGCTGGCCGAAAAGGTTGGCCCTGATGACCTCCTCATCGTCCTAATCTCAGGGGGTGGAAGTGCCCTTTTCCTCCTCCCGGAGGAGGGGATAAGTCTTGAGGACAAGATAAAGACCAACGAACTCCTTCTTAAGAGTGGGGCCAAAATTTACGAGATAAACACCGTCAGGAAGCACATCTCTGCAGTCAAGGGTGGAAAGCTGGCCAAGAGGGTGAGGGGGACGGTTGTAAGCCTCATTTTATCGGACGTCGTCGGAGACCCGCTTGAGGCCATAGCCTCCGGTCCTACCGTGAAGGACCCCACCACCTTCCAGGACGCATACAGAATTCTGAAGCTCTACAGCGTCTGGGAGAAGCTCCCGGAGAGCGTAAAAAGGCAGGTAGAGCGCGGTTTGAGGGGAGAGGTTGAGGAGACGCTGAAGGAGGATCTGCCCAACGTCCACAACTTCATCGTCGGGAGCGGGACGATGGCGTGTGAGGCAGCCAGGAGGAAGGCAGAGGAGCTTGGGTTCAACGCCGCTATACTGACCACCACTTTGGAGGGCGAAGCGAGGGAGGTAGCCCTTGCGATAGGTTCGATAGTTGAGGAGATAACCAGAAACGACAGGCCGCTGGAGAAGCCGGCGGTTCTGATAGCGGGCGGCGAGTGGACGGTAACGATAACGGGCGAAGCCGGCCTCGGCGGACCGAACCAGGAGTTCGCGTTAAGCATAGCGAGAAAGATAGCGGGGCTGAACGTGGCCGTCCTTGCCGTTGATACGGACGGAACCGACGGACCCACGGATGCCGCTGGCGGAATAGTGGACGGAAGAACGCTTGAGCTGCTTAAAAATGCGGGGATAGACGTTGAAAATGCCCTGAAGAGGCACGACGCCTACCACGCGCTCGAAAGGGTCAGTGCCCTCCTCAAGACCGGTCCGACCGGGACGAACGTCAACTCGCTGGTTATAGTGGTGATCCCGAAGGACGTTTAA
- a CDS encoding TrmB family transcriptional regulator: MDEKEIKARLKEFGLNEYEVRAYLTLIKNGPLTAGELAALSKVPQPRIYDVIRTLMAKGFVTTSQGRPKRVIPLSPDSVMDALKRRYDERIDEVKSALKKLYTPREEIGSVTVVKSRITFEEHVRKAIEDARFHLSVAVPKEFLKKIGKGLASRKEEGVRINLFVYGDGDIPRIANEIRTREVPDPIIIIQDRETGVYLPYEALTSSSSLLGYGLIIKDNNLLFMLDRYFYHALWPTGKTVYMEERKLKIPEEYIHIRELVEDLRTFNLVGSKVEVFGRFVRSKEPVHLVGTVVEFFEDDNKVISNITVETKGGKRYVVGGWNASLEDIEAERIILLG, translated from the coding sequence ATGGACGAGAAGGAGATAAAAGCCCGGCTGAAGGAGTTCGGCCTCAACGAGTACGAGGTTAGGGCGTACCTCACATTAATAAAGAACGGGCCGTTGACGGCCGGAGAACTGGCGGCCCTCTCCAAGGTGCCCCAGCCCAGAATATACGACGTGATAAGGACGCTTATGGCGAAGGGGTTCGTGACCACCAGCCAGGGGAGGCCCAAGCGGGTCATCCCCCTCAGCCCCGATAGCGTCATGGACGCCCTGAAGAGGCGCTACGATGAGAGGATTGACGAGGTCAAGAGCGCCCTGAAGAAGCTCTACACCCCCCGGGAAGAAATCGGAAGTGTAACCGTCGTCAAGAGCAGGATAACGTTTGAAGAGCACGTGAGGAAGGCGATTGAGGACGCAAGGTTTCACCTGAGCGTGGCGGTTCCGAAGGAGTTCCTCAAAAAAATCGGAAAAGGGCTGGCATCACGGAAGGAGGAGGGGGTAAGGATAAACCTCTTCGTGTACGGGGACGGTGATATTCCAAGGATCGCCAACGAAATAAGGACGAGAGAGGTTCCAGACCCTATAATCATCATCCAGGACAGGGAGACGGGGGTATACCTCCCCTACGAGGCGCTGACATCGAGCAGCTCCCTTCTCGGCTACGGCCTCATCATAAAGGACAACAACCTCCTCTTCATGCTTGACCGCTACTTCTACCATGCCCTGTGGCCGACGGGAAAAACGGTTTACATGGAGGAGAGGAAGCTCAAAATCCCCGAGGAGTACATCCACATAAGGGAGCTTGTGGAGGATCTGAGAACTTTCAACCTGGTGGGTTCAAAGGTCGAGGTGTTCGGGAGGTTCGTTCGCTCGAAAGAGCCCGTCCACCTGGTGGGAACGGTGGTGGAGTTCTTCGAGGACGACAATAAGGTCATCTCCAACATCACCGTGGAAACTAAAGGGGGCAAGAGGTACGTAGTCGGCGGCTGGAACGCCTCACTGGAGGACATAGAGGCCGAGAGAATAATACTCCTGGGGTAG
- a CDS encoding ABC transporter ATP-binding protein produces the protein MVEVKLDRITKRFGDFEAVKDLTLEIKDGEFLVLLGPSGCGKTTTLRMVSGLETPTEGRIYFGDRDVTYLPPKDRNISMVFQSYAVWPHMKVYDNIAFPLKVKKYPENEIKERVKWAAELLQIEELLDRYPAQLSGGQRQRVAVARAIVVEPDVLLMDEPLSNLDAKLRVMMRAEVKKLQTKLKVTTIYVTHDQVEAMTMGDRIAVMNRGRLLQVGPPTEVYLKPNSLFVATFIGAPEMNIVDASVVEDGGLWLEGSGFRLKLPDDFRGLLEGYLGKDVLLGIRPEHMTVKGVSTLEHVTRTAEIEGVVDFIEALGTDTIVHAKVGDSIIKVKLPGHIPLPIGEKIKIEIDLDNIHVFDRSTEKAVI, from the coding sequence ATGGTAGAGGTCAAGCTCGATAGGATAACCAAGAGGTTTGGAGACTTTGAGGCCGTGAAGGACTTAACCCTCGAGATAAAGGACGGTGAGTTTCTAGTCCTCCTCGGGCCGAGCGGCTGCGGCAAGACGACGACGCTAAGGATGGTATCCGGCCTTGAGACGCCAACGGAGGGCAGGATATACTTTGGGGACAGGGACGTCACCTACCTCCCGCCCAAGGACAGGAACATCTCGATGGTCTTTCAGAGTTACGCCGTGTGGCCCCACATGAAGGTCTACGACAACATAGCCTTCCCTCTAAAGGTGAAGAAGTACCCCGAGAACGAGATAAAGGAACGCGTTAAGTGGGCGGCGGAGCTTCTTCAGATAGAGGAACTCCTTGACCGCTACCCCGCACAGCTCTCCGGCGGACAGAGGCAGCGTGTGGCCGTCGCTAGAGCAATAGTCGTTGAGCCCGACGTGCTCCTCATGGATGAACCCCTGAGCAACCTCGACGCAAAGCTTAGAGTGATGATGCGCGCCGAGGTCAAGAAGCTCCAGACGAAGCTTAAGGTAACCACCATCTACGTCACCCACGACCAGGTCGAGGCAATGACCATGGGAGACAGGATAGCGGTCATGAACAGGGGAAGGCTCCTCCAGGTCGGCCCACCGACAGAGGTCTACCTCAAGCCCAACTCCCTCTTCGTGGCTACTTTCATAGGGGCCCCCGAGATGAACATAGTTGACGCAAGCGTCGTTGAGGATGGAGGGCTCTGGCTCGAGGGGAGCGGCTTCAGGCTTAAGCTCCCGGACGACTTCAGGGGACTCCTCGAGGGATACCTCGGGAAGGACGTTCTCCTCGGCATAAGGCCCGAGCACATGACCGTCAAGGGCGTCTCAACGCTGGAGCACGTGACGAGGACGGCGGAAATAGAGGGGGTGGTGGACTTCATCGAGGCCCTGGGAACCGACACCATAGTCCACGCGAAGGTCGGTGATTCGATAATCAAGGTGAAGCTCCCCGGCCACATACCCCTCCCCATCGGGGAAAAGATTAAAATAGAGATTGACCTCGACAACATCCATGTCTTCGACAGGAGCACTGAGAAAGCTGTGATCTGA
- a CDS encoding carbohydrate ABC transporter permease — protein MREETKYALKKTAFYFIIFTAVAWILIPIIVAFLYGFTTKADYYDPNTIIPHSYTTQYVRVILFTLGAWEGIKNSVIVATLTIIISFILGIPAGYSIAKFIFPGKDTIKLSIVALRMFPIPVMAIPLIVLYIRLHLADTLLGVALAHTAMALPFVVLITSSIFGGVSKEYEEAAMVFGLTRLGSFMKITLPLALPGLAAAAMFTFVMSWNEVFVASVLTLSHRTLPAQILSIMAGSSGGAAPDYYKFAAAFIMTLPAMLFIFFARKYLVTMWGITLK, from the coding sequence ATGAGGGAGGAAACGAAGTACGCGCTCAAGAAGACGGCCTTCTACTTCATCATCTTTACGGCGGTAGCATGGATACTCATTCCGATAATCGTGGCCTTCCTCTACGGTTTCACCACGAAGGCCGACTACTACGACCCCAACACAATCATTCCCCACAGCTACACCACCCAGTACGTCAGGGTGATACTCTTCACCCTCGGCGCATGGGAGGGCATAAAGAACAGCGTCATCGTGGCAACGCTCACCATAATCATAAGCTTCATACTTGGAATACCCGCCGGATACTCGATAGCGAAGTTCATATTCCCGGGCAAGGACACCATAAAGCTCTCCATCGTGGCCCTCAGGATGTTCCCGATCCCTGTCATGGCCATACCACTCATAGTTCTCTACATCCGCCTTCACCTGGCGGACACGCTCCTCGGCGTCGCTCTAGCCCACACGGCCATGGCGCTGCCGTTCGTTGTCCTAATAACGTCCAGCATCTTTGGAGGGGTATCCAAGGAGTACGAGGAAGCGGCGATGGTCTTCGGACTGACGAGGCTGGGCTCCTTTATGAAGATAACCCTCCCGCTGGCCCTTCCGGGGCTTGCTGCTGCAGCGATGTTCACCTTCGTCATGAGCTGGAACGAGGTGTTTGTTGCCTCCGTCCTCACGCTCAGCCACCGCACCCTTCCAGCGCAGATACTCTCGATAATGGCGGGCTCGAGCGGCGGAGCGGCACCGGACTACTACAAATTCGCCGCTGCCTTCATAATGACGCTCCCGGCGATGCTGTTCATATTCTTCGCAAGGAAGTACCTGGTCACGATGTGGGGTATAACGCTCAAGTGA
- a CDS encoding carbohydrate ABC transporter permease, which translates to MERRTLLPYLLILPAFAYLMFFVGYPLVQALYLAFTKNGAFSLDTLRRTVSDYYFWSALKYTLALGAVIVPVQVALAIVLALLVNKAFKGKDLAVYALVIPLTISDVAAGLIWYSMLSPYGFLNKVLMNIGLISQPIYFFGYQYRSREFLAIVLAEVWRATSIVFVIILAGLQMISREYLEAAEVFGASYWTRLRRIVLPMLKPSIQSALIIRTLFAMQIFGIVWILAGRDIPVLAGEGFYQLTEIKDYGVASIYALIIAGLSILLGALYIKFLKAEYLEVSR; encoded by the coding sequence ATGGAGCGGAGAACTCTCCTTCCTTATCTTTTGATTTTGCCGGCTTTTGCGTACCTGATGTTCTTCGTGGGATACCCCCTTGTGCAGGCCCTCTACCTCGCGTTCACCAAAAACGGGGCCTTTTCGCTCGATACTCTGAGGAGAACCGTTAGCGATTACTACTTCTGGAGCGCGCTCAAATATACCCTCGCGCTCGGTGCCGTTATCGTTCCCGTTCAGGTTGCCCTCGCCATCGTTCTCGCCCTTCTGGTTAACAAGGCGTTTAAGGGCAAGGATCTGGCCGTTTACGCCCTCGTTATCCCCCTAACGATAAGCGACGTGGCCGCGGGCCTTATATGGTACTCCATGCTCTCCCCCTACGGGTTTTTGAATAAGGTTCTCATGAACATCGGGCTGATCTCACAGCCCATATACTTCTTCGGCTACCAGTACAGAAGCAGGGAGTTCCTGGCCATAGTGCTCGCGGAAGTGTGGAGGGCAACCTCCATAGTCTTCGTGATAATCCTCGCCGGACTGCAGATGATAAGCAGGGAGTACCTTGAGGCGGCGGAGGTCTTTGGGGCGAGCTACTGGACGAGGCTCAGAAGGATAGTGCTTCCCATGCTTAAGCCCAGCATACAGAGCGCCCTGATAATAAGGACGCTGTTTGCCATGCAAATCTTCGGTATCGTCTGGATACTCGCGGGGAGGGACATTCCAGTCCTGGCGGGAGAAGGCTTCTACCAGCTCACGGAGATCAAGGACTACGGTGTCGCGTCCATCTACGCCCTGATAATAGCGGGCCTCTCCATCCTCCTGGGAGCCCTCTACATTAAGTTCCTTAAGGCCGAGTACTTGGAGGTGAGCAGATGA
- a CDS encoding ABC transporter substrate-binding protein — MKKVFGLLLIGLMAFAVVASGCIGGGETSTTTGGTTTQEKVTLNFLSTQLNPPEEQAFVKDELLKAFTTDTGIEVNFVPISYTDMVTRLEGEEKTGKVTIDVIGDLHGGMDYMSSKDWLMDLSGMPKLQGRTFISTFEKYATINGKQVYVPWMSATYVMVVNKEAFNYLPDGLTKDDVMKGTEKWTYDALLEWAKKLKEAKGQPELGFPAGPKGLFVRFLHGYIYPSYTGYQAKEFDSADAVQMWNYMKELWPYVHPSSTTWDAMADPLLKGEVLIAWDHTARIKNAIETKPDQFVVVPVPRGPKGRGFIVVLAGLAIPKNAPHPDQAWKLIDYLTKPETQVKVLEKVGFFPTVQEASGALPEGPLKILAEGVAAQSSTSDAIVAMIPNLGDKGGQFKEYYKQAFERIVLNGEDPAKVTSEIKPQLVGLFQEVGIETP; from the coding sequence ATGAAAAAGGTGTTTGGATTGTTGTTGATTGGCCTCATGGCCTTCGCCGTGGTGGCCAGCGGATGTATAGGCGGTGGCGAAACCAGCACTACCACCGGTGGCACTACAACCCAGGAGAAGGTAACGCTGAACTTCCTTTCCACCCAGCTCAACCCGCCCGAGGAGCAGGCCTTTGTGAAGGATGAGCTTCTTAAGGCGTTCACAACTGACACGGGCATAGAGGTAAACTTCGTTCCGATATCCTACACCGACATGGTTACGAGGCTTGAGGGTGAGGAGAAGACCGGCAAGGTCACCATTGACGTTATCGGCGACCTCCACGGCGGTATGGACTACATGTCATCAAAGGACTGGCTCATGGACCTGAGCGGAATGCCCAAGCTCCAGGGCAGGACTTTCATAAGCACCTTCGAGAAGTACGCGACCATAAACGGAAAGCAGGTCTACGTCCCCTGGATGAGCGCCACCTACGTCATGGTGGTCAACAAGGAGGCCTTCAACTACCTGCCGGACGGACTCACGAAGGACGACGTCATGAAGGGAACCGAGAAATGGACCTACGATGCCCTCCTCGAGTGGGCCAAGAAGCTCAAAGAAGCCAAGGGACAGCCCGAGCTTGGATTTCCAGCAGGGCCTAAGGGACTCTTCGTGAGGTTCCTCCACGGTTACATCTACCCGAGCTACACCGGCTACCAGGCCAAGGAGTTCGACAGCGCAGATGCGGTCCAGATGTGGAACTACATGAAGGAACTCTGGCCCTACGTGCACCCGTCGAGCACCACGTGGGATGCTATGGCCGACCCGCTCCTCAAGGGCGAGGTTCTCATAGCCTGGGATCACACCGCGAGGATTAAGAACGCCATAGAGACCAAGCCGGACCAGTTCGTAGTCGTTCCCGTCCCGAGGGGACCGAAGGGCAGGGGATTCATAGTCGTTCTCGCGGGCCTCGCCATACCCAAGAACGCCCCGCACCCTGACCAGGCCTGGAAGCTCATAGACTACCTCACCAAGCCCGAGACCCAGGTCAAGGTTCTCGAGAAGGTCGGGTTCTTCCCGACGGTCCAGGAAGCAAGCGGAGCCCTCCCAGAGGGACCGCTCAAGATACTCGCCGAGGGTGTTGCGGCCCAGTCGAGCACATCCGATGCCATCGTGGCCATGATACCCAACCTCGGAGACAAGGGCGGCCAGTTCAAGGAGTACTACAAGCAGGCCTTTGAGAGGATAGTCCTCAACGGCGAGGACCCGGCCAAGGTTACCAGCGAGATCAAGCCGCAGCTCGTTGGCCTCTTCCAGGAAGTCGGGATAGAGACGCCGTGA
- a CDS encoding Gfo/Idh/MocA family protein: MMKLKVGIISYAHPHALRFASTMAGGRHTRLVAISGDGSNSDVAMAEAKKYGARFYRSYEKLLRDENVDAVYIAIETYRHREVAIRAAEEGKHILLEKPIALTLEDADEVIKAARKAGVKLMLPFNPRFTEPVRKAKEMLDGGEIGLLEYIHAISENVKPPIFLQGLDMSWFLDARKSGGGGFMDTAPHGVDSLLWLTGNVPKKVYADIGAKIYGFPVDDIGTAVLEFKNGVVAVLTAGWGNPKGYSYGLEIKYYLVGSEGFLDVRTAYPDFTVYQDRAEKVYWDRPDVRGIVESFARAVLKDEPVPITGEDAKKNLAIILAAYRASKEKRAVKLKL, translated from the coding sequence ATGATGAAGCTCAAGGTCGGAATCATCAGCTACGCCCACCCTCACGCGCTCCGCTTCGCTTCCACCATGGCGGGGGGAAGGCACACGCGGCTGGTGGCCATCTCGGGCGACGGCTCGAACTCCGACGTGGCCATGGCCGAGGCGAAGAAGTACGGTGCGCGCTTCTACAGGAGCTACGAGAAGCTTTTGAGGGACGAGAACGTTGATGCGGTCTACATCGCCATCGAGACCTACCGGCACAGGGAAGTCGCTATACGGGCCGCGGAGGAGGGCAAGCACATACTCCTTGAGAAGCCGATAGCGTTAACCTTAGAGGACGCGGACGAGGTGATAAAGGCCGCGAGAAAGGCCGGGGTCAAGCTTATGCTCCCCTTCAACCCGCGCTTTACAGAGCCAGTCAGAAAGGCGAAGGAAATGCTCGACGGCGGGGAGATAGGCCTTTTGGAGTACATTCACGCGATCTCCGAGAACGTCAAGCCGCCAATCTTCCTCCAAGGCCTCGACATGAGCTGGTTTTTGGACGCTAGGAAGTCGGGCGGCGGGGGATTCATGGACACGGCGCCCCATGGCGTTGACTCGCTCCTATGGCTGACGGGGAACGTGCCTAAGAAGGTCTACGCGGACATCGGGGCCAAGATCTACGGTTTCCCTGTTGACGACATAGGTACCGCCGTACTCGAGTTCAAGAACGGTGTTGTGGCGGTTCTCACGGCCGGCTGGGGCAACCCCAAGGGCTACTCCTACGGGCTGGAGATAAAGTACTACCTCGTTGGGAGCGAGGGCTTTCTCGACGTTAGAACTGCTTACCCAGACTTCACAGTTTACCAGGATAGGGCCGAGAAGGTATATTGGGACAGGCCGGACGTGAGGGGCATCGTGGAGTCCTTTGCCAGGGCGGTTCTAAAGGACGAACCGGTACCTATAACGGGGGAGGATGCGAAGAAGAACCTTGCAATCATCCTTGCCGCCTACAGAGCCTCGAAGGAGAAGAGGGCAGTGAAGCTGAAGCTTTGA